CCATACCCACTCTGGTAGTGAGGGCGACTCTGGATATGGGTGGGACCATACTGACGGCAGCTGCCCTGGGCTTCCTGGGCCTCGGAGTTCAACCGCCGACTCCCGAGTGGGGCGTCATGGTGAGCGAGGGGAGGAGATTCATAACTGAGCAGTGGTGGGTCTCCACGTTCCCTGGCTTCGCGATACTGCTGGCTACGATGGGGTTCAACTTACTTGGGGACGGGATAAACGATATACTGAATGTGAGGGCGAGGAGATAGCCTATGCTACTCGATGTTAGGGACCTCAAGGTCAGATTCCACACGTTGAGGGGAATTGTGAGAGCTGTTGATGGCGTGAGCTTCTCAGTAAACTACGGCGAGGTCTTAGGATTAGTGGGAGAGACTGGCAGCGGGAAAACGGTGACGGGGCTCACTATAATGAGGTTATTGGATGAGAACGCTGAGATAGCTGGAGGAGAGGTGATCTTCGAGGGAAAGGACCTCTTGAAACTTCCGATGAGTGAGATCCTTAAGATAAGAGGGAGGGATATATCTATGATATTTCAGGAGCCGAAAGCAGCGCTCAATCCCGTCATACAAGTCGGGGATCAGGTCGCTGAAGCCTTCCTAGCTCATGAGAGTATGAGTAAAGAGGAGGCGAGGGAGAGAGTACTGGATATGTTCAGGAAAGTTGGCCTTCCCGATCCGGAGAGGATTTATAGGAGCTACCCGCATGAATTGAGCGGAGGGATGGCTCAGAGAATAGTGATATCGATGGCTTTAGCCCTGAGACCGAAGCTAATGATAGCTGACGAGCCCACCTCTGCGCTGGATGTCACTATCCAAGCCCAGATAATGAATCTCTTCAGGGAGCTCATCAGGGAGTTCAACACCAGCGTCATCTATATAACGCATGATTTAGCTCTAGCCGCTGAGATATCAGATAGGATAGCCGTTATGTACGCTGGGAGGATAGTTGAGGTAGCTAGGACTGAGGAACTATTCGAGAACCCCCTTCATCCATACACAGTGGGCCTCCTCAGATCGATCCCCGGATCGAAATCCTCCGGAAGTAGGCTCTTCTCCATGGAAGGGGAGATACCCTCCCTCCTCAATCCTCCTCCCGGTTGCCTCTTCCACCCCAGATGCCCGAAGAGGATGGATATATGTGATAAGGAAGTTCCGAACCTTCTAAATGTGGGAAATGATCATCTCGTCTCCTGCTTCCTCTATGGGAGATGATAATCATGCTCAGGCTCCAGGATATCAGGAAGTACTTCCCCGTGAGGGGAGGCGTGCTGATGAAAGTTATCGGGGAGATAAAAGCTGTGGATGGAGTATCGATGGATATAGGGAAAGGAGAGACTTTTGGACTGGTTGGCGAGACTGGGAGCGGGAAAACAACGCTGGGAAGAGTTGTCCTCAAATTGATAGAACCTACGTCCGGGAGGATATTCTTCGATGGGAGGGATATAACTGAACTGAGGGGTAAGGAGCTCCTTCCCCTGAGGAGGGAGATGCAGATAGTCTTCCAGGATCCGTACAAGGCCCTACATCCGAAGAAGAAGGTCAAGGATATAGTCGGTGAGCCCCTGATCATCCATGAGGGGCTAAGGGGGAAGGAAGTGGAGGAGAGGGTGAGTGAGATGTTAAAGCTAGTGGGCCTGAACCCCGAGCACATGCATAGATACCCTCATGAGTTCTCAGGGGGACAGAGGCAGAGGATAGTAATAGCTAGAGCGCTCATACTCAGGCCCAAGTTCATAGTCTTGGATGAACCCACTTCAGCCCTGGACGTCAGCGTACAAGCGAAAATATTGAACTTGCTATCCGATTTGAAGGAAAAATTTGGACTAACATACCTACTGATAAGTCATAATCTCGCTGTAGTCAGACATTTTAGTAATAGGGTTGGTGTGATGTACTTGGGCAAGTTGGTGGAAGTGGCCCCGACTGAGGAACTATTCGAGAACCCGAGGCATCCTTATACGATCGGACTGATCTCCTCCATTCCTGTCCCCGATCCCAAGTTAGTTAAATCCAGGAGGAAGCTCTTGCTTCTAGGCGAAATACCGAGCCCTATGAATCCACCATCGGGATGCAGGTTCCACACGAGGTGCCCTTACGCTAAGGAAGTATGCAGGACTGAGGAGCCAAAGATCGAGGAGATCTCTGAGGGACATTATGTGGCATGCCATCTTTGGAGAGAGTTGAGCTGACCTTGAGCGATGAGCAAAAATTGAGTTTGAAGGATTATATCGCTTTCCTAATAGCGCTTCTAACGACTCACCTCCTCCCCCTGCTATTGATGATCATAATAATGGTGCTGCTGGTCATCCTCATAAGCCATCTCTTCTAACTCTTTTTACCTCATTAAGGGAATCCTCAATAATCCTTATGGCCTCATCCATCTGCTCCTCTGTTATCGTTATGGGCGGGGTCAATTTGATCACGTTATGATGCCTCCCCACCTGGATGGCTAGGAGACCCCGATCGAATAAAGCCCATTTCACCATCTCAGCTACTTTCTTAGAAGGTTTGCCTTTCTCATAGAACTCTATTCCCTGAACACATCCAGTTCCTCTGGAATCGACCAGGAAGTCATATCTCTCGACGAACTCCCTGAGGGATGAGCTCAACTGCTCACCCCTCTCCTTGGCGTTCTCGATCAGATTCTCCTCCCTTATGGCCTCTATAGTTGCCAGGGAAGCTACTGCCGATAGGTAGTGCCCAGCGAAGGTCCCGAGGCTACCCCCACTGCAGAGGTACCAGTCCTCTAGGAGTCTCCCCCTGAAGGCCACGGCAGCTATGGGGAGTCCCCCGCCCATCCCCTTACCCATTACCATTATATCGGGCTCGACGCCATGGTGCTCGATCCCGAACCACTTTCCCGTCCTCCCGAAACCGGTATAGACTTCATCCACTATCAGGAGAGCCCCTGTCTCGTTCGATATCCTCCTAAGTTCTTGGAAGAACCTCGCTGGCGGAAATATTATGCCCCCATGCGATTGTAGAGGCTCCACAATTATAGCCGCGAGATCCTCTGGCTCGACAGCTCTCCCAATTATTTCCTCCTCTATGAACGAGATTGAGAGATCCACGCAATCATCGCATGGGAGGGATCTCATCTTGCAGGGGAGGCAGTTGGGGTACGGCGCATATAGAGTATCGCTGACCCTAGGGGCCACTCTCCTCATTCCCTCCGTCGGTGATGACATCAGAGCGTAACCCGTCAGACCATGATAGGCCCCGAAGAATGAGAGGATGACGCTCCTCTTCGTGACGTATTTAGCCAGCTGGATCGCGAAATCGCTCGCCTCACTTCCTGTAGTAGCGTAAGCTATTGAAGCGTCCCTGACAGGCACTATAGATTTCAGTTCCTCACCCAACCTTAAGAAGGGTTCCGTTGGAGCCAATAGACCTGAGAATCCTGTTATTTTATTCACATGCTCCTTGATGCTCTCGACTACCTTGGGATGCGCCTGACCTAAGGAGGTGGCAGCCCCGCTGAAGTCCAGGAACCTCCTCCCATCCTTCGTCCATATCTCAGCTTTGAACCCCCTATCGACTACTATGGGGAAGGAGGGCTTGCATTTGAATACAGAAGGATAATATGACTCTATCATGCTCTCTCCCTACAGAGGCGTAGATACCTCCTTCCCTTCCTCGAAAACTCCCCTCAGCTTTAGCATCCCCTCCTTGACCCTCAAGTTCCCTAAGCCGGGGCCCTCCGGCAGTATCCTGAAGCCCTTTTCACATTTAGCTCCTCCCTCCACGAAGTCCTCCTTCAGGGATATATCTGAGTCTAGGTCCGTTGTGACCAGATTCCTAGTGGCTGTGGCGAAGTGGACTGCTGCAGTTATGCTTATACCTCCCTCCATCATACAACCTATCATATTAGGGATCCCGGCGGCTTCGCTTATCGCTGCTATCCTCCTCGCCTCCAGGAGGCCCCCAGCCTTAGTCAACTTTATGTTTATGTAATCGGCGGCCCTCATCTTCGCGACTAAGAGAGCATCTCTGGCGGAATGGACCGATTCATCGGCCATTATGGGGATGGGGCTCACTCTAGTAAGCTCAGCCATCCCCTCATAATCGTACCACTTCACTGGCTGTTCAGCGAGCTCCACATCATACCTCTCCATAGATGAGAGGGCCTTCTTAGCTTGCTTAACTGTCCAGCCCTGATTAGCATCTATCCTTATCCTTATGTCCTTGCCCACCGCATCCCTTACGGCCTTGACCCTCGCTATATCCTCCTCTAAACCTAGGCCCACTTTGAGCTTCAATATCCTGAAGCCCATCTCAACGTACTTCAGGGCATCTGAGGCCATCTCCTCGGGCGACATTATTCCTATGGTGAAATCCGTCTCCACTCTATCTCTATAACCTCCCAGAAGATCCCTCACCCTCACGCCAAGTATCTTCCCCTTCAGGTCGAAGACAGCCATCTCGAGCGCCAGCTTCGCTGACGTGTTTCCGAGGATAGCTCCTGCTAACTTCCTCTCGATCTCCTCGACATTGAGCGGATCCTCATTGATCAATTGAGGGGCGAGGACGTTCATAGCCGATAATATGGTGTCCTCACTCTCCCCAGTCACTCTCCTAGATGGGGATGCCTCTCCCCAACCTACATTGCCCTCATCATCTATCAGCTTAACTACGACATCAGTGCTGCTGTAGGAAGTGCCCATAGATATTGTGAAGGGCTTCTTGTAGGGGAGCTCAACAGTATATACCTCGACTCTCCTGATGGGCATAACGAACACTCTAGAATTAAGATTTAAGCATTGCTCGGGATCTCCTTAGGATCACTTTTTGATATTCATGCTCTCATCATGATGCGAGTTCATATATTAGCAGTGGGTCCCTCACATGATAACAATCTCCCGATTACAAGATCTGAAGATTATTACAAAAATTTGGATGTTTAAGGGGATTTCCCGAGTAAATGCTTGATCAATCCCCTCAGATCTATCGTCGATAGGCAGCAAGGGATCAGGAGGAGGCTGCTCACCACGAGGAGGGAGCTGAATATCATGGTGATTATATCCGAATATGCGTACAGGCCGAGGAGTAGATATAGGATCGATGCGATCATCATCAAGATCACTGCTTTAGGAACTTTCTTACTCAATGGCTTATGTAAGAGCTGGATTATCAAGCTCAGAGGTGCTAGGTAAACCGAGCCCAGGATCATGCTGACTATAATCCCCATCAGTATGATGGAGAGCTCCCCATGGCCCAACTTTTGCACCTCAGTTCCCAAGCTCAGCGTAGCTAAGAGGGGTGAGAGCGAGTATCTAGTGAGTTCAGCTATTAATGGGTTAGATCTCACCATTTCAGCGACCTTAGGGCTCCATGAATAGTAAAATATGTTGAAAGCAAATAGGAATCTTGATCCTGAGTAAGTAGACATCACGACCTCATCCCTGAAGTTCCTCAGGAAGGAGACCTGGGGAGAGAGTTCTGAACCGTAAGCCGCTGTTGCTATAAAGCATCTAGATTCTCCTCCTGTTATTTGGAGCTGGAAAGTGCTCGATCTCGTTATTCCCCCAGAGCTACCGGTTACGATGACTGTGAAAGTACCCTGGGTCGACCCAACCCTTATGACTAAGGAGGAGGTCCCCTCTTTGAGGGAAGGCGGGTTGAATTCAGCCCTAGCATCCGGTGGGAGGCCGGTAACGTTGAGCCCGACTGTCCCATTCCCCTGAAGCCAACTGACGGTCACAGCGACTGAGCCAGATGAACCCGTGTTTATGGATAGGTTCTCAGGGAAAACCTTAATCGAGAAATCCCTCCCACCAGAAACTATCTGATTCGCGGAAGTCGATTGTGTCATTGAAGTGGCTCCCTGACTCTTTGAAGCCTCTAGGACATTCAAGCTGAAGGTGGAGCTCCTCATCAGACCACCTCCGGAGGCAATTATCGTGACCGTGTAAGTCCCGGGGGAAGCTGATGATGAGGCTGAGAGGGTCATCTTCACTGTCGAGTTCGGTGGGACCCTGTTGGTATCGCTAGTTATCGATACGCCCTGAGGCAAGTTCGATGCTGTCAGAGTCACATCATCCGAGAAGCCGTAGAAACTGGAGATTGTGACCCTGAAGGAGCTCTGCTCACCGACTCTGAGGGTAACTGGTGTGTCAAGGACATCCATAATGAAAGTCGGTTCCCTCCTCGTTGTCCCAGGTCCAGCTGTGCTTCCAGTAGCTGTCGAAACCGTTCCTGTCGTATTGGGGGGACGTATTGTTATCAGCGTCGTAGGTATTGCAGTTGTGATCGTCGTGCTCTCAGTTCCGGTGATAGGCCTACTTGTTCTCGTTAGAATCGGGATAGGTATCGTTATCAGCTTCGTAGGTGCGAGGAGTTTGAGGACCCTGAGCGTCACGTAAGTCCGGTAAGTGAGCCCTCCCCCAGATCCCTCTATATATATGGAGTAATCGCCCGGCGGCGTTGAGGAGCTCGTAGTTATCATTACGATTTCTGGTGTCTCGTGTATGAACTCCACTCTAGAGCCCGGGGGAGGCGGACCTACCCCCAAGACCACATCCCCCGAGAAGCCACTAGCCCTATTTATCGATACCGCGAACTTAGCAGTCCCTCCTTGGGCTACCTGCTCGAAATTAGGTGATACTGAGAGGGAGAAGAGGGGAGCGTAAGTTATACGGAGGGAGGGATACCAGTCTAGACGAGGAGGATCTGAATCCTTAGAGTAAAATGCTATGTTATTATGAGGGGGCCCCACATATGAATATACATCTCCTTGAACCATCTTAATGAGAAAGCCCTGGTATGATGCCATTTTGATGATTTGCCTGATATAAGGAGTGACATCGAATTCGATGAAACTCCCTTCCCTAACTACTACGCCATCTGAATAGATATTATATGGTGAAATGATCGCATCAGCATGTCCAAGTTCTCTAGCACGCTCTAATCCCCTCTCTGAGTAGACGATCGTCTTCAAATCCATCACGGAATTGATTTCATCCAAGTTGATTTTATCAAAATTCCCATGGGTTCTCCAAGTAGTGGAGGACTCGGGGACCGGAATTAGGGTGAGGGGGTAAACTGCTAGTATGAGGTAAGTATCATCACTTATTCCGGAAGGGATTTTTGAGACGTAAAGCCTGAGCTTTGCGGATGAAAGAGTGTACCCAGAGGGTACAATTATTGATTCGGAAAATACTATGAGAGTTTCTAGATTCTTATCCATGCATTTTAATTCTCCCACATCAGCGCAGTACGTTCCGACGAAGAGATTCGGATCCCTTCCATAATTAATATCGGGAGCGCTTTCATTTATGGTGACATCAGCGGCAGGCGATACCACTTGAACCGGCATAGCTGGCACAGTGGGGTGAGCTGACGTAGTGGTGCTGAGAGGACTTTCCATCGAGTTGAGATCTATCTGGGAGGCGATCCCCAGAATATAAGGAATTAGGAGAAGGAGCAGAAGGGGAATCGAGGGGCCTCTTATCATTATATCATTTATAACTATTCATGAACTCTATATAAGCTTTTCTGATGAAAACTTAATGAACTATTAATTGTAAATTCTTATAATTTGATGACGATTATTTTAAATAAATTTAATGATGGGGAGATCAGCCCCAGCTAGATCTCCTCAAATTCCTCAGGGCATCGGTGAACCATACTAGGGAAGCGAGCACTGATATCATCTCCGGTACGGCAGCGCCGCACTTCCAGATCCCTGACATATTCAGGGCCCAGGAGATTCCTATTATCAGGGTCACTAAGATAGGATAGCTCTTCTTGGATTCGTAACTGAAAGCTAGTGCTGCGAATGCGAGCATTATGAAGAATATCAAGCTCACCAAGAAATGGAGGAAGCCGTAGATCTCATCGAAAGTCCCTATCAATATCAGGAAGTAGGACGCTATTATCATGAGCTTAGATGTGAGAGGGTACTTCCCGTGCATGTACATTATGGAGAAGATCATGAAGAGGAGGCCCCCGGTAACGAGGCCTATGTTGAAGATAGGGGCCACTCCGCTCCTCGAAGCATGCCCTAGATCGCTCAAAGCATTCTCCTCCCATCTGAACCATGGTGAGAGGTATATAGAGAGGAATATTGAGAATAGTGGGACTATTATCGCTAAAGCACCCAGAAGCGTAGCTCCCCGCTTCATACGCTGATAGCCCGAGGATAAATAAAAAATGTTATCTCATATCTGGAGGGAGTAACTCCTTCCCGAATGTCCTGAAGAAATCTTCCAAGCTCATGCTCCCCAGATTCCCCTTCCCCTTGACCCTAACTGAGATCTCGCCCGTCTTCATCTCCCTTTCCCCTATTATAGCGACTATAGGTATTTTCTCCAGCTCGCTCTCCCTTATCCTGTAGCTGAGAGTAGATTCTGCCTTCCTAATATCCGCCCTGACCCCTCTAGCTGACATGAGAGCTAATAGTTCCTCAGCTCTCCCCTCCTGGGCTTGGGAGACTGGGAGTATCCTTAGCTGAATGGGGGCTATCCATAGGGGAAAGTTCCCAGCGTAATGCTCCAGGAGTATCCCGAAGAACCTCTCTATAGATCCCAATAGGGCTCTGTGTATCATCACGATGTGCTCCTCGCTACCGTCAGCTTTCACATACTTGAGATCGAATCTCCTGGGGAGGTTGAAGTCTATCTGTATCGTACTGAGCTGCCACTCCCTCCCTATTGAATCTACGAGCTTCATATCTATCTTTGGGCCGTAAAATGCCGCCTCCCCTTCCATTATCTCATATCTGTACCCCTTCCTCCTCAGAGCACCCTCTAAGGAGGATTGAGCTGCTGACCAGTCCTCATCGGAGCCCATGTACTCAGATCTCCTCCTAGGATCCCAAGTGGATATCTCCACCTTCAGCTCCTCGAAGCCGAAGGACCTCATTAAGTACTCATTGAGGTCTATGAGCCCTAAGACTTCATCCTCAAGATCCTCCCTAGTGGTGAATATGTGAGCATCGTCCTGAGTGAACCCCCTAGCCCTCAACAGGCCGTGAAGGACGCCCGACTTCTCGAACCTATAGACAGTTCCGAGCTCGAATAGCCTGAGCGGGAGTTCCCTGTAGCTCCTCCTCTTCGAGTTGTAGATGAGTATGTGGAAGGGGCAGTTCATGGGCTTTACAGCATGCTCTATCCCCTCCTTCTCGAAGACGTACATATAATCTCTGTAATAATTCAGGTGCCCCGAAATCTTCCAGAGGGTGCTGTAAGCTATATGCGGGGAGTAGACGAGCTCGTATCCCCTGCTCAGGTGGACCCTAACTAGGAAGTCCTCTATTATACGCCTGACCCTAGCTCCCTTGGGATGCCATAGGATGAGGCCTGGACCTATTATCTCTGACGGCATGGAGAAGAGATCTAGCTGGGGCCCTACGACCCTATGATCCCTCTTCCTTATCTCCTCCCTCCTCACTAAGAATTCTTCCAGCATCTCCTTGGAGGGGAAGGATATCCCGTAGACTCTCTGCATCACCGGATTCCTCTCATCCCCCCTCCAGTAGGATGAGGAGACCTGAAGAAGCTTCATATACTTCACATAACCGGTGGAAGGTAAGTGCGGACCTCTGCAGAGGTCGAAGAACTCCCCCTGCCTGTATATCGATACCACCGGCTCTTCTATCTCCTCCAGGAGCTCGACCTTATACGGCTCTCCAGCCTCCCTGAAGAGAGCTATGGCCTCCTCCCTCCTCATCTCCTCCCTCACTATCTCGATATCCTCCTCAACGATCCTCCTCATCTCCTCCTCTATCAGCTCCAAGTCCTCCTGAGAGAAGGTCTTACCCCCCAGGTCGAACTCGTAGTAGAAGCCCTCCTCTATGGGAGGCCCTATCCCAAGCTTAGCCTCCTTAAAGAGCCTCTTGACAGCTTGAGCTAATATGTGAGATGTGGTGTGCCAGTAAGCCTCCCTTCCCTCCCTACTATTGAAGTCCAGAACTCTTATCTCGCCTAGATCATCACTTATCACAGTTGAGAGGTCCAGAAGTCTCCCTGATGCCTCTGCTATCAGTCCTATACCTCTAGGTATCACATCTAAAATCCTCTTCCCCTCTTCAGCGTTCAAGGTAGTCCCATCGGGCATTATAACTTTAACCAAAGGGGGACACCTCCCGAGCTCGGATGAATAGAGTCCTCGGGACTCAAGCAGCTAAGAAGTTTCTCGATCCCTCCTCAAGCTGCACACCTCCCTGAGGTTCATCCTCAGTATAAAAACTTTGCCGTGGGGAGTCGCTCAATAAATCGCGTCACAAGGGCTCGATAAGAATTCGCTCCCATTTCGATGAGGGGAGCGATCCTGGAAAGGTAATATCAGCTATGAACAGAGACCATTCAAGGTCAGCGGGATACCTCACCTTTATTACCTCATCCTCTGTGAGAGATAGATGCTTCCCATAGTGCTCGAGATGCGCGGGCCAGAGGGATGGACGGCCTCAATCATCAAGTTCGCTGAGGGACTGATGCTTCACTTCGGCAAGCGTTTGAAGAGAGTAATAGCTCTTCCTAGCCCGGATGATCAGGTTTACGATTCGAATGTGCTCGTGGTGATCGAGAAGCCCACGCTGGATGATGTGAAGATCGTTATGGAGATCGCTGTGAGAAGCGGAGAGAGG
The sequence above is drawn from the Candidatus Korarchaeum cryptofilum OPF8 genome and encodes:
- a CDS encoding ABC transporter ATP-binding protein; protein product: MLLDVRDLKVRFHTLRGIVRAVDGVSFSVNYGEVLGLVGETGSGKTVTGLTIMRLLDENAEIAGGEVIFEGKDLLKLPMSEILKIRGRDISMIFQEPKAALNPVIQVGDQVAEAFLAHESMSKEEARERVLDMFRKVGLPDPERIYRSYPHELSGGMAQRIVISMALALRPKLMIADEPTSALDVTIQAQIMNLFRELIREFNTSVIYITHDLALAAEISDRIAVMYAGRIVEVARTEELFENPLHPYTVGLLRSIPGSKSSGSRLFSMEGEIPSLLNPPPGCLFHPRCPKRMDICDKEVPNLLNVGNDHLVSCFLYGR
- a CDS encoding ABC transporter ATP-binding protein, which codes for MLRLQDIRKYFPVRGGVLMKVIGEIKAVDGVSMDIGKGETFGLVGETGSGKTTLGRVVLKLIEPTSGRIFFDGRDITELRGKELLPLRREMQIVFQDPYKALHPKKKVKDIVGEPLIIHEGLRGKEVEERVSEMLKLVGLNPEHMHRYPHEFSGGQRQRIVIARALILRPKFIVLDEPTSALDVSVQAKILNLLSDLKEKFGLTYLLISHNLAVVRHFSNRVGVMYLGKLVEVAPTEELFENPRHPYTIGLISSIPVPDPKLVKSRRKLLLLGEIPSPMNPPSGCRFHTRCPYAKEVCRTEEPKIEEISEGHYVACHLWRELS
- a CDS encoding aspartate aminotransferase family protein, which translates into the protein MIESYYPSVFKCKPSFPIVVDRGFKAEIWTKDGRRFLDFSGAATSLGQAHPKVVESIKEHVNKITGFSGLLAPTEPFLRLGEELKSIVPVRDASIAYATTGSEASDFAIQLAKYVTKRSVILSFFGAYHGLTGYALMSSPTEGMRRVAPRVSDTLYAPYPNCLPCKMRSLPCDDCVDLSISFIEEEIIGRAVEPEDLAAIIVEPLQSHGGIIFPPARFFQELRRISNETGALLIVDEVYTGFGRTGKWFGIEHHGVEPDIMVMGKGMGGGLPIAAVAFRGRLLEDWYLCSGGSLGTFAGHYLSAVASLATIEAIREENLIENAKERGEQLSSSLREFVERYDFLVDSRGTGCVQGIEFYEKGKPSKKVAEMVKWALFDRGLLAIQVGRHHNVIKLTPPITITEEQMDEAIRIIEDSLNEVKRVRRDGL
- a CDS encoding mandelate racemase/muconate lactonizing enzyme family protein; its protein translation is MPIRRVEVYTVELPYKKPFTISMGTSYSSTDVVVKLIDDEGNVGWGEASPSRRVTGESEDTILSAMNVLAPQLINEDPLNVEEIERKLAGAILGNTSAKLALEMAVFDLKGKILGVRVRDLLGGYRDRVETDFTIGIMSPEEMASDALKYVEMGFRILKLKVGLGLEEDIARVKAVRDAVGKDIRIRIDANQGWTVKQAKKALSSMERYDVELAEQPVKWYDYEGMAELTRVSPIPIMADESVHSARDALLVAKMRAADYINIKLTKAGGLLEARRIAAISEAAGIPNMIGCMMEGGISITAAVHFATATRNLVTTDLDSDISLKEDFVEGGAKCEKGFRILPEGPGLGNLRVKEGMLKLRGVFEEGKEVSTPL
- a CDS encoding CFI-box-CTERM domain-containing protein, whose amino-acid sequence is MIRGPSIPLLLLLLIPYILGIASQIDLNSMESPLSTTTSAHPTVPAMPVQVVSPAADVTINESAPDINYGRDPNLFVGTYCADVGELKCMDKNLETLIVFSESIIVPSGYTLSSAKLRLYVSKIPSGISDDTYLILAVYPLTLIPVPESSTTWRTHGNFDKINLDEINSVMDLKTIVYSERGLERARELGHADAIISPYNIYSDGVVVREGSFIEFDVTPYIRQIIKMASYQGFLIKMVQGDVYSYVGPPHNNIAFYSKDSDPPRLDWYPSLRITYAPLFSLSVSPNFEQVAQGGTAKFAVSINRASGFSGDVVLGVGPPPPGSRVEFIHETPEIVMITTSSSTPPGDYSIYIEGSGGGLTYRTYVTLRVLKLLAPTKLITIPIPILTRTSRPITGTESTTITTAIPTTLITIRPPNTTGTVSTATGSTAGPGTTRREPTFIMDVLDTPVTLRVGEQSSFRVTISSFYGFSDDVTLTASNLPQGVSITSDTNRVPPNSTVKMTLSASSSASPGTYTVTIIASGGGLMRSSTFSLNVLEASKSQGATSMTQSTSANQIVSGGRDFSIKVFPENLSINTGSSGSVAVTVSWLQGNGTVGLNVTGLPPDARAEFNPPSLKEGTSSLVIRVGSTQGTFTVIVTGSSGGITRSSTFQLQITGGESRCFIATAAYGSELSPQVSFLRNFRDEVVMSTYSGSRFLFAFNIFYYSWSPKVAEMVRSNPLIAELTRYSLSPLLATLSLGTEVQKLGHGELSIILMGIIVSMILGSVYLAPLSLIIQLLHKPLSKKVPKAVILMMIASILYLLLGLYAYSDIITMIFSSLLVVSSLLLIPCCLSTIDLRGLIKHLLGKSP
- a CDS encoding DUF998 domain-containing protein; protein product: MKRGATLLGALAIIVPLFSIFLSIYLSPWFRWEENALSDLGHASRSGVAPIFNIGLVTGGLLFMIFSIMYMHGKYPLTSKLMIIASYFLILIGTFDEIYGFLHFLVSLIFFIMLAFAALAFSYESKKSYPILVTLIIGISWALNMSGIWKCGAAVPEMISVLASLVWFTDALRNLRRSSWG
- the thrS gene encoding threonine--tRNA ligase, with amino-acid sequence MVKVIMPDGTTLNAEEGKRILDVIPRGIGLIAEASGRLLDLSTVISDDLGEIRVLDFNSREGREAYWHTTSHILAQAVKRLFKEAKLGIGPPIEEGFYYEFDLGGKTFSQEDLELIEEEMRRIVEEDIEIVREEMRREEAIALFREAGEPYKVELLEEIEEPVVSIYRQGEFFDLCRGPHLPSTGYVKYMKLLQVSSSYWRGDERNPVMQRVYGISFPSKEMLEEFLVRREEIRKRDHRVVGPQLDLFSMPSEIIGPGLILWHPKGARVRRIIEDFLVRVHLSRGYELVYSPHIAYSTLWKISGHLNYYRDYMYVFEKEGIEHAVKPMNCPFHILIYNSKRRSYRELPLRLFELGTVYRFEKSGVLHGLLRARGFTQDDAHIFTTREDLEDEVLGLIDLNEYLMRSFGFEELKVEISTWDPRRRSEYMGSDEDWSAAQSSLEGALRRKGYRYEIMEGEAAFYGPKIDMKLVDSIGREWQLSTIQIDFNLPRRFDLKYVKADGSEEHIVMIHRALLGSIERFFGILLEHYAGNFPLWIAPIQLRILPVSQAQEGRAEELLALMSARGVRADIRKAESTLSYRIRESELEKIPIVAIIGEREMKTGEISVRVKGKGNLGSMSLEDFFRTFGKELLPPDMR